A segment of the Georgenia sp. M64 genome:
GTCGTCGCCCTGCGCCACGGCGTGCCCGTCCGGCAGGTCGTGGCGCGGCGCACCGAGTTCCCCGTCGTGCTGCGCTCCCAGCGCGCCGGGCTCTACGGCCAGAACGTCGCCGCCGGACGCAACGACGCCCTCCTCGCCGCGGTGTACACCGACGTCGACCTCGCCGCTCTCGCTGCTGACGCCCGCGGTACCCCGGGGTGACCTGTGTCACACTGACGCCACCCCCACCACCAGGGACACGAAGGACGGCCCCATGGACCTCACCGACTACCTCGGCGTGCTGCGCAAGCGCTGGTCCACCATCGTCCTCATCGCGCTGCTCACGCTGGGGGCCGCCGTCGCGCTCACCCTGTCCGCGGTCCCGCAGTACACCGCCACGACCCGGATGTTCTTCGCCGCCGAGGGCGGCGAGTCCATCTCCGACCTCAACCAGGGCTCGACGTTCGCCGAGCGGCAGATGGTCTCCTACGCCGCCGTGGCGGCCTCGCCCATGGTCCTCGACCCGGTGATCGAGGACCTCGGTCTCGACGTCCAGGCCCACGAGCTCGCCGAGGCCCTCACGGCCACCATCCTGCCGAACTCGGTCATCCTCGACATCTCGGCCACGGACGAGGACCCGCAGCTGGCCGCGGACCTGGCCGACGCCGTCGCCGACGAGCTGTCCGCCGTCGCCGAGGACCTCTCGCCCGAGCGCTCCGACGGGACCCAGCCCGTCCAGGCCACCATCGTCACCGAGGCCCGTGTGCCCACCGAGCCCTCGGCGCCCGACACGGTGCTCAACGTGGCGCTCGGCCTGGTCTTCGGGGTGCTGCTGGGCACCGTGACGGCGGTGGCCCGCGAGCTGCTCGACACCAAGGTCCGCGGGGCGAAGGACGTCACCGCCCTGACCGGGGTGCCGGTGATGGCCACCGTGCAGTACGAGACCGGCAGCCGCTCGTCGCCCACCTTCATGGTCGACGACCCGCACGGCTCCCGGGCCGAGGACGTGCGACGGCTGCGCACGAACCTGCGGTACGTGGGACTCGACCACAAGCTCCGGTCCATCGTCGTGACCTCCTCCCTGCCCGGTGAGGGCAAGTCGACGACGTCCATCGCACTGTCCCTGGCGCTGGCCGACACCGGTGCCCGCGTCCTCCTCGTCGACGCCGACCTGCGCCGCCCCTCGGTGGCGGAGTACCTCGGCCTCGAGGGCGCCGCGGGCCTGACGACGGTGCTCATCGGCCGGGCCGAGTCCGCCGACGTCGTCCAGCGGTGGCGCCGCACGGGACTGGACGTCCTCCCGGCCGGGGACGTCCCGCCCAACCCCAGCGAGCTGCTGGGCTCCCGGGCCATGGCCACCCTGCTCGTGGACCTCGTGGCCGCCTACGACATCGTCGTCGTGGACAGCCCGCCGCTGCTGCCGGTCACCGACGCGGCGGTGCTGGGCAAGCTGGCCGGCGGCACGTTGGTCGTGGCGGGGGCGGACAAGGTCCACAAGGCCCAGCTGCGCGAGGCGCTCGACGCCCTCGACCAGGTCGGGGCGCACGTCCTGGGCGTCGTGCTCAACAAGGTCGGCCGCCGTGACGCGAACCGGTACGGCTACGAGTCCTACCGCTCGCGCGGGCCCGGGGAGACGCCCCGCCGGCCGGAGTCGCCGGCCGAGGCCGCCGCCGAGCTGGGGGTCTCGCGCCGGGTCCCCGACGCCGAGCCCGGGTCGCCGCCGTCCGGTACTACGCTCCCGGTGTGACCGAGACCACCCGCACCCCCACGCCCGTCGACGCCGTCGCCGAGGAGCACGTCCGCCGCACCGTCGAGCTCGACCCGCTCTTCGCCACCGAGCTGGGCGTCCCCGGCCACGACGACCGCCTGCCGGACCTCTCCCCCGCCGGCCTCGACGAGGTCACCGCCCTGGCGCGGAGCACCCTCGCCGCGCTCGACGCGGTCGCCCCGGTGGACGACGTCGACCGGGTGACCGTCGCCGCGATGCGCGAACGTCTGGGCCTCGAGATCGAGCTGGCCGAGGCGGGCGAGGACCTGCGCTCCCTCAACGTCATCGCCTCGCCCGTGCAGGCGCTCCGGGACGTCTTCGACCTCATGCCCACGAACAGCGCCGAGGACTGGGAGAAGGTCGCCGCCCGCCTGAGCCGCCTCCCCGAGGCGCTCGAGGGCTACCAGGAGTCCCTGCGCACCGCCCAGGGCGCCGGCCACGTCGCCGCCCTGCGGCAGGTCACCGCGTGCCTGCGCCAGGCCGACGAGCTCGCCGACACCGACACCTCGTTCTTCACCCGGCTGGTCCGGGGCGCCACCACCGACGGCGAGGTG
Coding sequences within it:
- a CDS encoding polysaccharide biosynthesis tyrosine autokinase, producing MDLTDYLGVLRKRWSTIVLIALLTLGAAVALTLSAVPQYTATTRMFFAAEGGESISDLNQGSTFAERQMVSYAAVAASPMVLDPVIEDLGLDVQAHELAEALTATILPNSVILDISATDEDPQLAADLADAVADELSAVAEDLSPERSDGTQPVQATIVTEARVPTEPSAPDTVLNVALGLVFGVLLGTVTAVARELLDTKVRGAKDVTALTGVPVMATVQYETGSRSSPTFMVDDPHGSRAEDVRRLRTNLRYVGLDHKLRSIVVTSSLPGEGKSTTSIALSLALADTGARVLLVDADLRRPSVAEYLGLEGAAGLTTVLIGRAESADVVQRWRRTGLDVLPAGDVPPNPSELLGSRAMATLLVDLVAAYDIVVVDSPPLLPVTDAAVLGKLAGGTLVVAGADKVHKAQLREALDALDQVGAHVLGVVLNKVGRRDANRYGYESYRSRGPGETPRRPESPAEAAAELGVSRRVPDAEPGSPPSGTTLPV